In one window of Mesoplodon densirostris isolate mMesDen1 chromosome 4, mMesDen1 primary haplotype, whole genome shotgun sequence DNA:
- the HDC gene encoding histidine decarboxylase isoform X2: protein MLEPEEYRRRGKEMVDYICQYLSSVQERRVTPDVRPGYLRAQLPESAPEEPDSWDSIFGDIERIIMPGVVHWQSPHMHAYYPALTSWPSLLGDMLADAINCLGFTWASSPVCTELEMNVMDWLAKMLGLPEHFLHHHPGSQGGGVLQSTVSESTLIALLAARKNKILEIKASEPGADESSLNARLVAYASDQAHSSVEKAGLISLVKMKFLPVDDNFSLRGEVLQKAIEKDREQGLVPVFVCATLGTTGVCAFDCLSELGPICANEGLWLHIDAAYAGTAFLCPEFRGFLKGIEYADSFTFNPSKWMMVHFDCTGFWVKDKYKLQQTFSVNPVYLRHADSGAATDFMGTEMAKYFESLVRNEPFFEIPAKRHLGLVVFRLKGPNCLTESVLKEIAKAGRLFLIPATIQDKLIIRFTVTSQFTTRDDILRDWNLIHDAATLILSQHCTSQPSPQGGNLIPQTRGPRALAKELSFPSVSGAGDDPDQARKIIKQPPHVGASPVRGEGSRHLETLLDPLDDCFSEKAPDLTKHKLSSFLFNYLSVQNKKAVRSLSCNSVPVGDQKPLPTDGSVKNGGSSRVRIFSRFPEEMMMLKKSAFKKLIKFYSVPNFPECGSQCGLQLPCCPLQATV from the exons ATGTTGGAGCCTGAGGAGTACAGAAGGAGAG GAAAGGAGATGGTGGATTACATCTGCCAGTACCTGAGCAGCGTGCAGGAGCGGCGGGTGACTCCGGATGTGAGGCCTGGCTACCTGCGGGCCCAGCTGCCCGAGAGTGCACCCGAGGAGCCCGACAGCTGGGACAGCATCTTTGGGGACATTGAGCGAATCATCATGCCCGGG GTGGTACACTGGCAAAGCCCTCATATGCACGCCTACTACCCAGCTCTCACCTCTTGGCCATCACTGCTGGGAGACATGCTGGCTGATGCCATCAACTGCTTGGGATTTACCTGG gCTTCCAGCCCTGTGTGCACGGAACTGGAGATGAATGTCATGGACTGGCTGGCAAAAATGCTGGGACTTCCAGAGCACTTCCTGCACCACCACCCTGGCAGCCAGGGGGGAGGCGTCTTGCAG agcacagtcagTGAGTCCACCTTGATCGCCTTGCTGGCAGCAAGGAAGaacaaaatcctggaaataaaaGCATCTGAGCCCGGGGCGGATGAGTCTTCCCTGAACGCCCGGCTTGTTGCCTATGCCTCCGACCAG GCCCACTCCTCGGTGGAAAAGGCTGGTTTGATTTCTCTGGTCAAGATGAAATTTCTGCCTGTGGATGACAACTTCTCACTCCGAGGGGAAGTTCTTCAGAAAGCCATCGAGAAGGACAGAGAGCAGGGCTTGGTGCCTGTCTTT GTCTGTGCCACACTGGGGACCACTGGGGTCTGTGCATTTGACTGCCTGTCAGAGCTGGGCCCCATCT GTGCCAACGAGGGGCTGTGGCTCCACATCGATGCTGCCTACGCAGGCACTGCCTTCCTGTGCCCTGAGTTCCGGGGGTTTCTGAAGGGCATCGAGTACGCCGATTCCTTCACCTTTAATCCTTCCAAGTGGATGATGGTGCACTTTGACTGTACTGGGTTCTG GGTCAAGGACAAGTACAAGCTGCAGCAGACCTTCAGCGTGAACCCCGTCTACCTCAGGCATGCCGACTCGGGTGCGGCCACCGACTTCATG GGTACTGAAATGGCTAAGTATTTTGAATCCCTGGTCAGAAATGAACCTTTCTTTGAAATTCCTGCCAAGAGGCACCTTGGCCTGGTGGTTTTTCGTCTAAAG GGTCCTAATTGCCTCACAGAAAGTGTGTTAAAGGAAATAGCTAAAGCTGGCCGTCTCTTTCTCATCCCAGCCACTATCCAGGACAAGCTGATTATCCGTTTCACTGTGACATCCCAGTTCACCACCAGGGATGACATCCTGAGAGACTGGAATCTCATTCATGATGCTGCCACTCTCATCCTGAGTCAGCATTGTACTTCCCAGCCTAGCCCTCAGGGGGGGAACCTCATCCCCCAAACCAGGGGCCCCAGAGCCTTGGCCAAGGAACTGTCCTTTCCATCTGTCAGTGGGGCAGGAGATGACCCAGACCAGGCCAGGAAGATCATCAAGCAGCCTCCACATGTGGGAGCCAGTCCCGTGAGAGGGGAAGGCAGCCGCCACCTTGAAACCCTGCTGGACCCACTCGATGACTGCTTTTCAGAAAAGGCCCCAGACCTCACCAAGCACAAGCTGTCCTCCTTCCTGTTCAATTATTTGTCTGTGCAGAATAAGAAGGCAGTGCGTTCCCTCAGTTGCAACAGCGTGCCTGTAGGCGATCAGAAGCCACTGCCCACAGATGGCTCTGTGAAGAATGGCGGCTCCTCCCGAGTCAGAATCTTTTCTAGGTTTCCAGAAGAGATGATGATGCTAAAGAAAAGTGCCTTCAAAAAACTAATCAAGTTCTACAGTGTCCCCAACTTTCCTGAATGCGGCTCTCAATGTGGGCTCCAGCTGCCCTGCTGCCCTCTGCAGGCAACAGTTTAG
- the HDC gene encoding histidine decarboxylase isoform X1: MLEPEEYRRRGKEMVDYICQYLSSVQERRVTPDVRPGYLRAQLPESAPEEPDSWDSIFGDIERIIMPGVVHWQSPHMHAYYPALTSWPSLLGDMLADAINCLGFTWASSPVCTELEMNVMDWLAKMLGLPEHFLHHHPGSQGGGVLQSTVSESTLIALLAARKNKILEIKASEPGADESSLNARLVAYASDQAHSSVEKAGLISLVKMKFLPVDDNFSLRGEVLQKAIEKDREQGLVPVFVCATLGTTGVCAFDCLSELGPICANEGLWLHIDAAYAGTAFLCPEFRGFLKGIEYADSFTFNPSKWMMVHFDCTGFWVKDKYKLQQTFSVNPVYLRHADSGAATDFMHWQIPLSRRFRSIKLWFVIRSFGVKNLQAHIRHGTEMAKYFESLVRNEPFFEIPAKRHLGLVVFRLKGPNCLTESVLKEIAKAGRLFLIPATIQDKLIIRFTVTSQFTTRDDILRDWNLIHDAATLILSQHCTSQPSPQGGNLIPQTRGPRALAKELSFPSVSGAGDDPDQARKIIKQPPHVGASPVRGEGSRHLETLLDPLDDCFSEKAPDLTKHKLSSFLFNYLSVQNKKAVRSLSCNSVPVGDQKPLPTDGSVKNGGSSRVRIFSRFPEEMMMLKKSAFKKLIKFYSVPNFPECGSQCGLQLPCCPLQATV, translated from the exons ATGTTGGAGCCTGAGGAGTACAGAAGGAGAG GAAAGGAGATGGTGGATTACATCTGCCAGTACCTGAGCAGCGTGCAGGAGCGGCGGGTGACTCCGGATGTGAGGCCTGGCTACCTGCGGGCCCAGCTGCCCGAGAGTGCACCCGAGGAGCCCGACAGCTGGGACAGCATCTTTGGGGACATTGAGCGAATCATCATGCCCGGG GTGGTACACTGGCAAAGCCCTCATATGCACGCCTACTACCCAGCTCTCACCTCTTGGCCATCACTGCTGGGAGACATGCTGGCTGATGCCATCAACTGCTTGGGATTTACCTGG gCTTCCAGCCCTGTGTGCACGGAACTGGAGATGAATGTCATGGACTGGCTGGCAAAAATGCTGGGACTTCCAGAGCACTTCCTGCACCACCACCCTGGCAGCCAGGGGGGAGGCGTCTTGCAG agcacagtcagTGAGTCCACCTTGATCGCCTTGCTGGCAGCAAGGAAGaacaaaatcctggaaataaaaGCATCTGAGCCCGGGGCGGATGAGTCTTCCCTGAACGCCCGGCTTGTTGCCTATGCCTCCGACCAG GCCCACTCCTCGGTGGAAAAGGCTGGTTTGATTTCTCTGGTCAAGATGAAATTTCTGCCTGTGGATGACAACTTCTCACTCCGAGGGGAAGTTCTTCAGAAAGCCATCGAGAAGGACAGAGAGCAGGGCTTGGTGCCTGTCTTT GTCTGTGCCACACTGGGGACCACTGGGGTCTGTGCATTTGACTGCCTGTCAGAGCTGGGCCCCATCT GTGCCAACGAGGGGCTGTGGCTCCACATCGATGCTGCCTACGCAGGCACTGCCTTCCTGTGCCCTGAGTTCCGGGGGTTTCTGAAGGGCATCGAGTACGCCGATTCCTTCACCTTTAATCCTTCCAAGTGGATGATGGTGCACTTTGACTGTACTGGGTTCTG GGTCAAGGACAAGTACAAGCTGCAGCAGACCTTCAGCGTGAACCCCGTCTACCTCAGGCATGCCGACTCGGGTGCGGCCACCGACTTCATG CACTGGCAGATCCCCCTGAGCAGGCGGTTTCGCTCTATTAAACTCTGGTTTGTGATCCGGTCCTTCGGGGTGAAGAATCTTCAAGCGCACATCAGACAT GGTACTGAAATGGCTAAGTATTTTGAATCCCTGGTCAGAAATGAACCTTTCTTTGAAATTCCTGCCAAGAGGCACCTTGGCCTGGTGGTTTTTCGTCTAAAG GGTCCTAATTGCCTCACAGAAAGTGTGTTAAAGGAAATAGCTAAAGCTGGCCGTCTCTTTCTCATCCCAGCCACTATCCAGGACAAGCTGATTATCCGTTTCACTGTGACATCCCAGTTCACCACCAGGGATGACATCCTGAGAGACTGGAATCTCATTCATGATGCTGCCACTCTCATCCTGAGTCAGCATTGTACTTCCCAGCCTAGCCCTCAGGGGGGGAACCTCATCCCCCAAACCAGGGGCCCCAGAGCCTTGGCCAAGGAACTGTCCTTTCCATCTGTCAGTGGGGCAGGAGATGACCCAGACCAGGCCAGGAAGATCATCAAGCAGCCTCCACATGTGGGAGCCAGTCCCGTGAGAGGGGAAGGCAGCCGCCACCTTGAAACCCTGCTGGACCCACTCGATGACTGCTTTTCAGAAAAGGCCCCAGACCTCACCAAGCACAAGCTGTCCTCCTTCCTGTTCAATTATTTGTCTGTGCAGAATAAGAAGGCAGTGCGTTCCCTCAGTTGCAACAGCGTGCCTGTAGGCGATCAGAAGCCACTGCCCACAGATGGCTCTGTGAAGAATGGCGGCTCCTCCCGAGTCAGAATCTTTTCTAGGTTTCCAGAAGAGATGATGATGCTAAAGAAAAGTGCCTTCAAAAAACTAATCAAGTTCTACAGTGTCCCCAACTTTCCTGAATGCGGCTCTCAATGTGGGCTCCAGCTGCCCTGCTGCCCTCTGCAGGCAACAGTTTAG